In the Arachis ipaensis cultivar K30076 chromosome B04, Araip1.1, whole genome shotgun sequence genome, CACCAATTATTGTCTTTTAATTTCCAGAATAACCAATCATTCTTCTTCGGTTTTTCTTCTTTTGTCTTTCAAGCGTTGCTTTGGAATCAAAGATATATAGAGAGTGCGATTGAATAGAAAaggaaaatacaaataaaagaacatcaaatggAGATAATGGGGCCAAATAAAGATCAATAGAGAGTGCGATTGAATAATTATTTCTATGCTACTTGGTACGTTCTTTTTCTAATTATTTCTATGCTACTTGATGGTTGATGCTTGCGTAGACATGTTATGATGATGATTTAGATTTGTTGGTGAATGAATGTTTTGGACCAAGAACAAAATTAGAACTGCTATGGGTCTTTATGCAAATACAGAAAACAAGGAAGCGGGGGtcaaattcaaattatttttgaAAGGGGCATCTTGTACCCGCCATGCTCATTGAATATTTTGCTTACTTTGATAATTAGTTAAGAAAAATActgtgtatataaaaaattaacaatcaatcattatatatgttaatatttattctatattttaacaAATATAATTTGTATCAGGGGTTGATCGTACATATAGAATGATTTATAATTAAGACATAAGTAGAACACTTTTAATTATAAGATGATATACTATTATATTATTATCATAATTGTTTTcccaatataattttttttggccAAACAAGTTTAGCCTCCTCTAAATATTTTACGTTCGTTCATGCAtgcatttattttttaaatatttttaatataaacaaatcaaatataattttttcaaaaagcAATAATCTTtgcaagaaagaaaagagtaatctaattttttttttggcctACATTggccaatttttaaaaaataattttacttaTCTAAAATTCTGAACCTTAAATGATAAAATCCcaatcttaaatcctaaattctaaatcttcaaaaaataatatttttaaattaaaaaattggctatattttttaacaaaaagaaTACATATTCAGAGTATATGGATGGCTGTTTttgtataaatttaattttattacccTATTATATATTGTAACATTTTTTGACACAATCATCATATATCTAATCATGTGGTAAACGTTGGTAGTTTTgacatatatttaatttttttttctttgtaacaAACTTGAATAAGTTATGATAACAAGTTAACAACATTAGATAAAACATAGAAACTGAAAGTTTGAAACAGAAGGAGCAACATTTTCGTAGCAACTTGAGATTCATCTGATTTAATTCAAACATATTAGAAACATTTATAACGTTGTTAAGACTTGCGTTGTCTAACGCCTCTTCATTCCTACATCGATTGTATTTGAAGAAGGTGCCCAAAGCATGATACAATTCTTTTGCAAATTTCCTCTAAATTTAAGGAAAGCaatcttttcatgctttctcttaCTCATGTTCACCTATAAACCGAGATTACACAAACATCATGTTAACTGTcttgtgattttttattttgatccTCGGATAGTATCATTTTTTACATTGTGATTTAATcatcaaatttaatttattcttttctaatttttttttaaaagtaattaataTGGATAGGAAAGGTACTTAAATATTGATTATTATCAATAACATGCCAAAACATTATTAGACGCTACTAATTATATGATccttttacaattatttatagaTACACATTCCATATATATGAGAATAAGACTATGAAGCTCTTGCTATCATGCATAAAATTTTAGAACCATTTAATTATGACCTGAATTTGGATACCATACCACATTACACTGGATGTTATTGATTTAATGGTgattacatttttattttttctttttattagaagatatttttaatatatatattttaattggaTCTTATATTTGCTAAGAATAAAATCCAACACAAATCGGTTTGTTAGTGATGATTAAAGCTGAAATTTCCCTCTTAGAAGTAAATACAGAATGTTATATGATTTTATCTAATGGTCCTTTTGACAAGGCTCttcatttccaaattccaatataTACCATTAAACGTATAAAATGTttgattatttaaaaaataaaataatatttttaatcatgaaaaattttattcaaatttttcataataaaaatttgagTTTACTTTTATTTAAATATACTGGAAATATAAAATTATGTTATATAGATATTTAAATTTATGtatttagattattttttaaGTAGTAAGTTTGAAAATTAATTGCTaatgagtaatagttcaaatggcatagtctccccatactcaattaagaagttgcgggttcgagtctcctatctttggttaaaaaaaaaaagtttgaaaattAATTACATATAGCAATTTGCGATTGAATATCTTTGTAAAATTGTATATGTTGTTAATATATGtaaattaatttcttttaaaaatattaataaaataaatataatcttTATGTAAAGTTTGATAAGGAACAACTTCctcatcaataatttttttttcatgattTATCATGATCATCATCAACATTAGCCAAACTCATCTTGTGTAAGATTGTAGTGGTGGATCCCCTCTCTTctatttgttttgaggtattgggaTGGAAGATTGAGACACAATATTATGTTTGTTGGCTtagagattggtactaaaatttttgtttccgtctctaaaatttcagtatttcagtacttctAAAAAGTAGgaacacaggggactgaaatttttagagacagagattaaaattttaataacattttatacctaaaataccctcatttcaattaattaattctaattttatcctttatgcaaattaaattagagttttatttttttttcaatttctgtctctcactttacaccaaatagaatactgaaatttatttcggTCTCTGTTTCTTAGTctttgtctctcagtctcagtctctcagtctctgtctctctacTAAACGTTatctaataattaaaaaacaTAATTAGACAGAGTCCTACAAATCACATGAACTATATGGTTTCTTGACTTTCTTTTTATTCCAAAATATCTTTCTTATAcaacattttaattttaattttagggtCAACACAGATCGGATATGACTaaaatttcgatccgatccgcacttaaatcatcggatcggatcaTATTGGATTTCATATCCGCATATTTTAAGCTTGGATCTGATCCGcatatttgcggatcggatcagatatcGGATAttggatatatccgcaaaacataaaaattttttttaaagtttatttttattaaaaaaatatcaataaaattcattttctattcttttaaatataagTTAGGATCCGATTCACATATTTGCATATCGAATCGAATATATTcacaaaacataaaatttttttaaaaagttatttttattaaaaaatattaataaaaattttttttttcattttttttaacatatttaTTCTTAAagtaatattaaatatattttttttaaataataaattaaaataatacaacatatatgataattattagttgaaataaaatataaaaagaatatttacttatttatttctttatttttgcggatacgcggatatgcggataccaacacaaaatccgcaatccgtTCCGATTAGTGTACGAATTTGATCTGATAGCCTTGCGAATCGGATCCATATCCacaatttttgaattaaattcgGATAAATACCGcagatatgcggatcggatcggattcaTGAACACCCATATTTCAACTTTTGTTAGAAAGTCCTTAAAGCATGTGCAAAGTGAACTTTTTTAATATTGGGTTCAGAAGGGTGTCATTTTTTAAAGTGACTCGTTATGCGCGTTGTATTGAATTATGGGGGTGCTACAATCTTAATTTTTTAACTTTGTTAAAATAACAAAACGCGATATTGTTTAATacttttttagtaatttttaaaatttaaaaaaaaatttatgaaaatgtcaatgatttttttaaattaattaaaaaactttttattgtattttctaaNNNNNNNNNNNNNNNNNNNNNNNNNNNNNNNNNNNNNNNNNNNNNNNNNNNNNNNNNNNNNNNNNNNNNNNNNNNNNNNNNNNNNNNNNNNNNNNNNNNNNNNNNNNNNNNNNNNNNNNNNNNNNNNNNNNNNNNNNNNNaaaactaattttagtgtacacataaaataatggtaaaaaaaaattagccgtaCAAAGTTAGTGACTATTAATTGCATTTCTGTCAGGTAAACTGAAAATAAAGCTTGAAACTAAAAAGCCAAAATTACATAGCAACCACCTTCAGCCAAAATTAATTGCAAGGATATGAATGTGTCATGGTTTGTATGATCAAATATGATATCAAAATCTTAGTTACCAactcttctttaatttccatgtcacactctctttctctccctcatTAACTTTATATATATTTCCTCTACTACCCATTTATTTAAATGGCCACACATCTAGAATGCTTCTTCCTCAAACTTGAGCCCCTTCTCACAATGGCAAGAACATTTCTAGTTTGGTTCTTGTGTCTTGGGGTGCCTTGTTTCTTTGTAATTATTGATGGTGGAGTTTATGGAGATCAGAACTTGCATCCAAGAACCATTTCTGGTGCCAATCACTACCATAAAGATATAAGAAGATTACAAGCCTTTAAGGCCTCTCTTACTAGACATGGTTCTGTTGCTTCAACATCTTCTTCATTTTCATCCTCTTTTGCTTCTTCCCCTTTGCTATCTGAGGTGATTAAACTCAATTgtgttcattttttttctttttgcgtCAGAAAATAATTGTATGCTCTTAGCTTTTATTTGATATATAGATCAAAatagaaatataaataaaataaaatgttgtttgttcttattttttcgcTAGTATCTATCTATCTTCTGTTGTGGTTTTATCTTTGTTTTGAAATATTTATCAAACAGAGTCTTAGAACAACGTTTAGTGTGTTTTTAAGAATTACTTAGAACCTTTTAttgttataattttaaatattataaataaaaatgagtaatTATAAATACTTTTGGAACACAGACATAACATATGAATTAATAACATGCCAATTTGTAATTTCTCATAAAAACTaaagtagcgtttgttttgaggtactgagacaaagactgagactcagtatcgtgtttgttagttcagagattggtactaaaatttgtcgctgtctctaaaatttcagtatttcagtacctccaaaaagtagggacacatgggactgaaatttttagagatgaagactgaaactttaataacattttatacctaaaatactttcatttcaattaattaatttcaattttaccctttgtacaaattaaattagagtttcattcttgtttcaattcctgtctcccattttacaccaaacagaatactgattTCAATCccagtctcttagtctctgtctctcagtctcaatctttccgtgtctgtctctccaccaaacgctacctaagagtGCATTTGgttcacatttttatttttattttttttccataaaattttaaacataaaagCAGAAACAAAAGATGTACAAGTTTATTTCAGCTAAGTGACAAATAGTACATATTTTCTGCCTATGTTGTAgcactctttttattttattttgtttgtgtttttgttGGTTGGAAAATTTGTGAAATGAATGATGCTTATCTTGTGTGATGCAATTGAAGGGTGTGAACAATCCACGCGTATACCACGTGACATCGTATGGGGCAGATCCAAGTGGGAATTCAGACAGCACAGAAGCAATTCTTGCAGCCATAGCAGATGCAGCCAAGGTTCCAAGTCAAGGACAGTTGATGCAGGGCATCACTGATCTTGGAGGTGCCCATGTTGATCTTGAGGGTGGTAGCTACCTCATCAGCCGTCCACTGCGCTTGCCGGCCGCCCGTCTAGGGAACCTCATGGTATGAAATCTTTAAAGTGCGTTTTAGTTTGCGTtttcattttctgtatttttttgtttttagaattgtatttaaaataataaatttttatattctacaaaaaaaaaatactgaaaataaaaatacaaatcaaACTTAACTTTTGATTTTCTATTATTAGCATTAGTAGATTAGTACGCAATATGAAATTTTCTACCGAAGTTTGCAGTTTCCTTAGCATTTGACAATTGTCATATATTTTGGAAGACTTTATTGTATAGACTGATAGACGAAATTAATTTTTGAGGCAGGTAATTAATTAGTCTTGATATGTTTTTGTCATAATGGTTAAAGAGTTGGTATAACTGCACCAAGAAAATGACAATTTCTAATGTGCTTTTAGAAGATATTTTTGTAAAGCAATTTTGTTAtcatttctttttaaaattcaattagtGTATAATTTCAACGTAAAATTGTTTTACATAAACATCCAATTTTGTATTGTGACATCAACAAAAATCACACAAACATTAATATCTAATTAAATGATAGTATTTACCGTATATACTAATTAAACTCATTTTTaatgtaaaaagtaaaaatagaaaAAGTCAAATCAAagtacattttttttttcaatgtacCATAACAGTTGAGTTTGAAATTTTGTTTGTAATTTGATGAAATCAGATACATGGTGGAACTATAAGAGCCTCAAATAACTTTCCAGAAGATGGGTACCTCATTGATTTGTNNNNNNNNNNNNNNNNNNNNNNNNNNNNNNNNNNNNNNNNNNNNNNNNNNNNNNNNNNNNNNNNNNNNNNNNNNNNNNNNNNNNNNNNNNNNNNNNNNNNNNNNNNNNNNNNNNNNNNNNNNNNNNNNNNNNNNNNNNNNNNNNNNNNNNNNNNNNNNNNNNNACTCAGAGAGTTCCCGTTCTTCACCCTACAATTTTGAGTACATAAGCTTGAAGGACCTCTTGTTAGACTCAAACTTCAGAGGTGGGGGCATTTCAGTAATTAACTCACTCAGAACTAACATAGACAACTGTTACATTACACACTTCACCACAAATGGAATTTTAGTCCAAAGTGGTCATGAGACATACATTAGAAACACTTTTCTTGGCCAGTACGTAACCGCTGGAGGtgataaaaatgaaaagaatttctCCGGGACCGGAATAAGTCTCCTCGG is a window encoding:
- the LOC107639105 gene encoding polygalacturonase QRT3, with the protein product MATHLECFFLKLEPLLTMARTFLVWFLCLGVPCFFVIIDGGVYGDQNLHPRTISGANHYHKDIRRLQAFKASLTRHGSVASTSSSFSSSFASSPLLSEGVNNPRVYHVTSYGADPSGNSDSTEAILAAIADAAKVPSQGQLMQGITDLGGAHVDLEGGSYLISRPLRLPAARLGNLMIHGGTIRASNNFPEDGYLIDFSRSSPYNFEYISLKDLLLDSNFRGGGISVINSLRTNIDNCYITHFTTNGILVQSGHETYIRNTFLGQYVTAGGDKNEKNFSGTGISLLGNDNAVTDVVIFSAAIGIMVTGQANTFSGVHCYNKATGFGGTGIYLKLPGLTQTRIVNSYMDYTSIVAEDPVQLHVSSSFFLGDANIVLKSVKGVVNGVSIVDNMFSGSSSGVEIVQLDQSNNSFNQIDQAIVDRNIVRGMNLKATVAKMSIRGNGTLWNVDFSNVLLFPNLIRNVQYSLSSSGGTFPNHALRNVSENKVVIETSEAVDANVFVTVDQSMVN